A part of Aegilops tauschii subsp. strangulata cultivar AL8/78 chromosome 2, Aet v6.0, whole genome shotgun sequence genomic DNA contains:
- the LOC109771585 gene encoding uncharacterized protein, which yields MPTGRLSSIFTSNATSSFRAPSPQPRAPLAALAAATERVCAGTLRPEEAHHLFDELLSQAAAVPVRGLNNFLAALARAPPSSTCSDGPGLAIALFNRMSQGAGARVVSPTLCTYSILMDCCCRAGRPDLVVAFFGRLIRLGLRLNVIPFNNLLKGLCKAKRSNEALDLLLHRMPELDCAPDVFSYSIVINGCFKEGEVDKACNLFHGMIQLGVQPNVVIYTSIIDALSKCGAMDKAEVVFRQMVDKGIGPDVMTCTSLIHGYSISGRWKAAVRVFKEMISLGVVPDTVMWNLFVDSLCKHRRTKEARVIFDSMAAKGQKPDTVSYSIMLNGYVKEGCFDDMTGLFNSMLQNGVVPNHHIFNILINAYAKRGLMDEAMHMFEVMRQQGVNPDVVDYLVVMDSLCKMGRMDAALDKFNQMVNQGVSPNKAVYQCLVLGFCSHGDFVKAKELISETINRGLCSNNVFFYPVINDLCKEGKVKEAQDMFDFIVGIGQRPDVIMYNSLMDGYCLVGKVEEALRVLDAMKSAGLQPDAITYAILLNGYCKIGRIADGLSLFREMSLSGVKPTTIMYSIILDGLFRSGRTVSAKEKFNTMVESGLPVDVRTYNIVLHGLCRNNCTGEAIELFKKLCATNVKINVITFNTMISAMFKTRRIGEAKDLFATISAIGLVPSVVTYSVMTTNFIKEGLLAEADDMFLAMEKAGCAPNSRLLNHVVRVLLENGAVVKAATYLAKLDAKQLSLEASTVSLIVSLFSRKGKLREHVKLLPVKYQPPEMLD from the coding sequence ATGCCGACCGGCCGGCTGTCCTCCATCTTCACCAGCAATGCAACCTCCTCCTTCAGGGCTCCTTCGCCACAGCCACGAGCCCCCCTCGCCGCCTTGGCTGCCGCCACAGAGCGCGTGTGTGCCGGAACGCTAAGACCGGAGGAGGCGCACCACCTGTTCGACGAATTGCTGAGCCAAGCCGCCGCCGTCCCGGTACGCGGGCTGAACAACTTTCTTGCCGCACTAGCCCGTGCTCCACCCTCATCTACCTGCAGCGATGGCCCGGGCCTTGCCATCGCCCTCTTCAACCGCATGTCCCAAGGCGCTGGTGCACGGGTGGTGTCGCCCACGCTCTGTACCTATTCCATCCTCATGGACtgctgctgccgcgcaggccgcCCGGACTTGGTGGTTGCCTTCTTCGGCCGCCTCATCAGGTTGGGGCTGCGCTTGAATGTCATCCCCTTCAACAACCTCCTCAAGGGGCTTTGCAAGGCCAAGCGCTCAAATGAGGCATTGGATCTGCTGCTCCACCGGATGCCCGAACTGGACTGTGCGCCTGATGTCTTCTCGTACAGCATAGTAATCAACGGCTGTTTTAAAGAAGGTGAAGTAGACAAAGCGTGCAATCTCTTCCATGGGATGATCCAACTGGGAGTTCAACCTAATGTGGTCATCTACACCTCAATTATCGATGCACTAAGCAAGTGCGGAGCCATGGACAAGGCAGAAGTGGTCTTTCGGCAAATGGTTGATAAAGGTATTGGACCCGATGTCATGACATGCACTAGTCTGATCCATGGATATTCCATTTCGGGTAGGTGGAAGGCGGCAGTAAGGGTATTCAAAGAGATGATAAGTCTTGGTGTTGTACCAGATACCGTCATGTGGAACTTATTTGTGGATTCACTTTGCAAGCATAGAAGGACAAAGGAAGCTAGAGTTATTTTTGACTCCATGGCTGCAAAGGGCCAGAAACCTGATACTGTCTCCTACTCTATTATGCTTAACGGGTATGTGAAAGAAGGATGCTTTGATGATATGACCGGTCTCTTCAATTCGATGCTACAGAACGGTGTTGTACCTAACCACCATATTTTCAACATACTGATCAATGCATATGCTAAACGTGGACTGATGGATGAGGCTATGCACATGTTCGAAGTAATGAGGCAACAAGGAGTAAACCCAGATGTAGTTGACTATCTAGTAGTAATGGATTCACTTTGCAAAATGGGTAGGATGGATGCTGCTCTGGACAAATTTAATCAGATGGTCAATCAAGGAGTTTCACCTAACAAAGCTGTTTACCAATGCCTGGTTCTGGGTTTTTGCTCTCATGGCGATTTTGTGAAAGCCAAGGAATTGATCTCTGAAACAATTAATAGAGGTCTGTGTTCTAACAATGTGTTCTTCTATCCTGTAATAAACGACCTGtgcaaagaaggaaaggtgaagGAGGCACAGGATATGTTTGACTTCATTGTAGGTATTGGTCAGCGGCCCGATGTGATTATGTACAATTCACTGATGGATGGATATTGCCTTGTTGGCAAGGTGGAGGAAGCACTGAGAGTACTTGATGCTATGAAGTCTGCTGGCCTCCAACCTGATGCTATTACGTATGCTATACTTCTTAATGGCTACTGTAAAATTGGCAGGATCGCCGATGGATTGAGTCTTTTCAGGGAAATGTCACTCAGCGGGGTTAAGCCCACGACTATTATGTACAGCATTATACTTGATGGGCTGTTTCGCTCCGGGAGAACAGTTTCTGCAAAGGAAAAATTCAATACGATGGTTGAAAGTGGCTTACCAGTGGACGTTCGCACATACAACATAGTTCTTCATGGACTTTGTAGAAACAATTGCACTGGTGAAGCAATAGAGTTGTTCAAAAAATTATGTGCAACGAACGTGAAGATTAATGTCATAACATTCAATACCATGATTTCTGCAATGTTTAAAACTAGGAGAATTGGAGAAGCCAAGGATTTGTTTGCTACTATATCAGCCATCGGGTTGGTGCCTTCTGTTGTGACTTACAGTGTAATGACGACGAATTTCATAAAAGAAGGGTTGCTGGCGGAGGCTGATGATATGTTTTTAGCAATGGAGAAGGCTGGCTGTGCTCCCAACTCCAGGCTGCTAAATCACGTGGTCAGAGTGTTGCTGGAGAATGGTGCAGTTGTAAAGGCTGCAACTTATCTCGCTAAACTTGATGCAAAACAGCTTTCACTTGAAGCTTCGACAGTTTCGTTAATTGTATCTCTCTTCTCAAGGAAAGGGAAATTAAGGGAGCATGTAAAGTTGCTTCCGGTAAAGTACCAGCCTCCTGAGATGTTGGACTGA
- the LOC109771586 gene encoding glucomannan 4-beta-mannosyltransferase 1-like, with translation MKGVSMLTMARAAWAVVRYAVVVPLLQLAVYLCAAMSLMLFAERLYMGLVVAALWLRRRRRQRRSPSRNKGGDDDLESGAAEDLPLVLVQIPMFNEKQVYRLSIGAACGLWWPADKLVIQVLDDSTDAGIRAMVEAECRRWAGKGVQIRYENRSNRSGYKAGAMREGLKKGYAKDCELVAVFDADFQPDADFLRRTVPVLQADPSVALVQARWRFVNADECILTRIQEMSLDYHFSVEQEVGSACHGFFGFNGTAGVWRVQALADAGGWKDRTTVEDMDLAVRASMRGWRFVYAGDVQVRNELPSSFKAYRYQQHRWSCGPANLMRKMFWEIVASRQVSAWKKVHVLYGFFFVRKVVAHLVTFLFYCVVIPAYVLVGGQDVRLPKYVAMYVPAIITLLNAVCTPRSWHLLVFWILFENVMSMHRSKATIIGLVEASRANEWVVTEKLGSVTSSTPAATTTMATNKGATKKKKSQSSILAPEIVMGLCLLYCAVYDIVFGHDHFYVYLLMQSAAAFVIGFGYVGSQ, from the exons atgAAGGGGGTGAGCATGTTGACGATGGCGCGTGCGGCGTGGGCGGTGGTCCGGTACGCGGTGGTGGTGCCGCTGCTGCAGCTGGCCGTGTACCTCTGCGCCGCCATGTCCCTCATGCTCTTCGCCGAGCGCCTCTACATGGGGCTCGTCGTCGCGGCGCTATGGCTCCGCCGCCGACGCCGTCAGCGCCGCAGCCCAAGCAGGAACAAGGGGGGCGACGACGACCTGGAGTCCGGCGCCGCAGAGGACCTGCCCCTGGTCCTGGTCCAGATCCCCATGTTCAACGAGAAGCAG GTGTACCGTCTGTCCATCGGCGCGGCGTGCGGGCTGTGGTGGCCGGCAGACAAGCTGGTGATCCAGGTGCTGGATGACTCGACGGACGCCGGCATCCGGGCGATGGTGGAGGCGGAGTGCCGGCGGTGGGCGGGCAAGGGGGTGCAAATCCGGTACGAGAACCGCAGCAACCGGAGCGGCTACAAGGCGGGCGCCATGCGGGAGGGCCTCAAGAAGGGCTACGCCAAGGACTGCGAGCTGGTGGCCGTGTTCGACGCCGACTTCCAGCCGGACGCCGACTTCCTCCGGCGCACGGTGCCGGTCCTCCAGGCCGACCCGTCGGTGGCGCTGGTGCAGGCGCGGTGGCGGTTCGTGAACGCGGACGAGTGCATCCTGACCCGCATCCAGGAGATGTCGCTGGACTACCACTTCTCGGTGGAGCAGGAGGTGGGGTCGGCGTGCCACGGCTTCTTCGGCTTCAACGGCACGGCGGGGGTGTGGCGGGTGCAGGCGCTGGCGGACGCGGGGGGCTGGAAGGACCGCACCACCGTGGAGGACATGGACCTCGCCGTGCGGGCGTCGATGCGGGGCTGGAGGTTCGTCTACGCCGGCGACGTGCAGGTGCGCAACGAGCTGCCCAGCAGCTTCAAGGCGTACCGGTACCAGCAGCACCGGTGGTCGTGCGGGCCGGCGAACCTGATGCGCAAGATGTTCTGGGAGATCGTGGCGAGCCGGCAGGTGTCGGCGTGGAAGAAGGTGCACGTGCTCTACGGCTTCTTCTTCGTGAGGAAGGTGGTGGCGCACCTCGTCACCTTCCTCTTCTACTGCGTGGTCATCCCGGCCTACGTGCTCGTCGGCGGCCAGGACGTGCGCCTGCCCAAGTACGTGGCCATGTACGTGCCCGCCATCATCACCCTGCTCAACGCCGTCTGCACCCCGAGGTCGTGGCACCTGCTCGTCTTCTGGATCCTCTTCGAGAACGTCATGTCCATGCACCGCTCCAAGGCCACCATCATCGGCCTCGTCGAGGCCAGCCGCGCAAACGAGTGGGTCGTCACGGAGAAGCTCGGCTCCGTGACCTCCTCCACCCCTGCCGCGACGACCACCATGGCCACCAACAAGGGggcaacgaagaagaagaagagccaAAGCAGCATCCTGGCGCCGGAGATCGTCATGGGGCTCTGCCTGCTCTACTGCGCCGTCTACGACATCGTCTTCGGCCACGACCACTTCTATGTCTACCTCCTCATGCAGTCCGCCGCCGCCTTCGTCATCGGATTCGGCTACGTCGGCTCCCAATGA
- the LOC109771588 gene encoding histidine--tRNA ligase, chloroplastic/mitochondrial — translation MNGPEKQAQRKEGSYLIFAEAEQSSSPFFPSSATAMASASSAASLRLLRRPIGLAPLRPARRLLCVASPTAALATDGDSSPASSASMAQPAVVDVNPPRGTRDFPPEEMRLRSWLFDNFREVSRSMAFEEVDFPVLESEALFIRKAGEEITQQLYNFEDKGGRRVVLRPEITPSLARLVIKQGKSVSLPLKWFTIGQCWRYERMTRGRRREHYQWNMDIFGMPKVRAEAELIQAIVLLFERLGITSSDVGIRLSSRKVLQAVLDMYSVPQHLFTQVCVIVDKLGKLSREEIEKELISTGLSSEAVQGIIEVLSLKSLSKLEEVLGSGVEAVADLKKLFSLAEQYGYADWICFDASVVRGLAYYTGIVFEAFDREGELRAICGGGRYDRLLSTFGTEDVPACGFGFGDAVIVELLKEKGLLPDLPRQIDDIVFPLDEELEGPASSVASSLRKKGRSVDLVEDKRLKWVFKHAERINASRLILVGKSEWERGMVRVKILSTREEFEVKAGELQ, via the exons ATGAATGGGCCGGAGAAGCAGGCCcagaggaaggaaggaagttaTCTCATCTTCGCCGAGGCAGAGCAGAGCTCCTCCCCCTTCTTCCCCTCTTCGGCGACGGCGATGGCCTCCGCGTCGTCGGCGGCGTcgctccgcctcctccgccgccctaTCGGCCTCGCCCCCCTTCGCCCCGCCCGCCGCCTCCTCTGCGTCGCCTCCCCCACGGCCGCGCTGGCCACCGACGGCGACTCCTCCCCTGCTTCTTCTGCTTCCATGGCGCAGCCGGCGGTGGTGGACGTGAACCCGCCGCGCGGCACCAGGGACTTCCCGCCGGAGGAGATGCGGCTCCGCTCCTGGCTCTTCGACAACTTCAGGGAGGTGTCCCGCTCCATGGCCTTCGAGGAGGTGGACTTCCCCGTGCTCGAGTCCGAGGCGCTCTTCATCCGCAAGGCCGGGGAGGAGATCACGCAGCAGCTCTACAACTTCGAGGACAAGGGCGGCCGCCGCGTCGTGCTCAGGCCGGAGATCACCCCTTCCCTCGCACGCCTCGTCATCAAGCAAGG AAAGTCAGTCTCCCTCCCACTCAAGTGGTTCACCATAGGACAATGCTGGCGATACGAGCGAATGACAAGGGGAAGGCGCCGCGAGCATTATCAGTGGAACATGGACATTTTTGGTATGCCTAAAGTCCGG GCTGAGGCTGAGCTCATTCAAGCTATCGTTCTCTTGTTCGAGCGTCTTGGGATCACGTCTTCGGATGTGGGGATCAGACTGTCCAGCCGAAAG GTTCTTCAGGCCGTGTTGGATATGTACTCCGTACCACAACACTTGTTTACTCAAGTTTGTGTTATTGTTGACAAG CTGGGGAAACTGAGTAGGGAAGAAATTGAGAAGGAATTGATTTCAACTGGGCTGTCATCTGAAGCAGTACAGGGCATCATTGAAGTGCTCTCTCTCAAGTCACTGTCCAAACTTGAAG AGGTGCTAGGCTCAGGTGTTGAAGCCGTTGCTGACTTGAAGAAGCTCTTCTCGCTTGCTGAGCAATATGGTTATGCTGATTGGATCTGTTTCGATGCATCTGTTGTTCGTGGCCTTGCATACTACACAGGGATTGTTTTTGAG GCTTTTGATAGGGAAGGGGAACTGAGAGCGATTTGTGGTGGGGGGAGGTATGACAGGCTACTGTCAACATTTGGAACTGAAGATGTACCAGCCTGTGGCTTTGGATTTGGAGATGCTGTTATAGTGGAG CTGCTGAAAGAAAAGGGTCTTTTGCCTGACCTGCCACGTCAAATAGATGACATTGTGTTCCCATTGGACGAGGAGCTTGAGGGGCCAGCATCTAGTGTTGCATCCTCTCTGCGGAAGAAGGGCAGATCTGTAGACCTTGTAGAAGACAAGCGTCTGAAATG GGTGTTCAAACATGCTGAGAGGATAAACGCTAGCAGGCTGATCTTGGTTGGGAAATCCGAGTGGGAGCGAGGCATGGTTCGTGTGAAGATACTATCAACCAGAGAAGAGTTTGAGGTCAAGGCGGGCGAATTGCAGTAG